In Salmo trutta chromosome 16, fSalTru1.1, whole genome shotgun sequence, a genomic segment contains:
- the LOC115150636 gene encoding microfibrillar-associated protein 2 isoform X1, translating into MEGKRQEAHGVSLPPTQKATMRVLLLLSMPVLLLAQPPLYQEPFPFLEDYGPDYLPENPDTDVQQQVLLHGPRPFPEPERPGPSEPETEPTEPGPLDCREEQYPCTRLYSIHKPCKQCLNSLCFYSLRRVYVINKEVCVRTVCAHEELLRADMCRDQFSRCGVAAVSGQCGSLGSSCGKSCGGC; encoded by the exons ATGGAAGGGAAAAGACAAGAGGCCCATGG tGTCAGTCTACCTCCAACACAGAAAGCGACCATGAGAGTCCTCCTACTGCTCTCCATGCCAG TCCTTCTGCTAGCCCAGCCCCCACTCTACCAAGAACCCTTTCCTTTCCTGG AGGACTATGGCCCTGATTATCTTCCTG aGAATCCTGACACGGATGTCCAGCAGCAGGTCCTGTTACATGGTCCTCGACCATTCCCTGAGCCAGAACGTCCTGGTCCATCTG agccagagacagagcctACAGAACCTGGCCCCCTAG ATTGCCGAGAGGAGCAGTACCCCTGCACCAGACTCTACTCTATTCACAAGCCATGCAAACAGTGTCTGAATAGCCTCTGTTTCTACAG CTTGCGAAGGGTGTATGTGATCAACAAGGAGGTGTGTGTCAGGACCGTGTGTGCGCATGAAGAGCTGCTAAGAG CTGACATGTGCCGTGACCAGTTCTCTCGTTGTGGTGTAGCTGCAGTGAGTGGCCAGTGTGGGTCACTTGGGAGCAGCTGTGGGAAGAGCTGTGGAGGTTGTTGA
- the LOC115150636 gene encoding microfibrillar-associated protein 2 isoform X2 — MRVLLLLSMPVLLLAQPPLYQEPFPFLEDYGPDYLPENPDTDVQQQVLLHGPRPFPEPERPGPSEPETEPTEPGPLDCREEQYPCTRLYSIHKPCKQCLNSLCFYSLRRVYVINKEVCVRTVCAHEELLRADMCRDQFSRCGVAAVSGQCGSLGSSCGKSCGGC, encoded by the exons ATGAGAGTCCTCCTACTGCTCTCCATGCCAG TCCTTCTGCTAGCCCAGCCCCCACTCTACCAAGAACCCTTTCCTTTCCTGG AGGACTATGGCCCTGATTATCTTCCTG aGAATCCTGACACGGATGTCCAGCAGCAGGTCCTGTTACATGGTCCTCGACCATTCCCTGAGCCAGAACGTCCTGGTCCATCTG agccagagacagagcctACAGAACCTGGCCCCCTAG ATTGCCGAGAGGAGCAGTACCCCTGCACCAGACTCTACTCTATTCACAAGCCATGCAAACAGTGTCTGAATAGCCTCTGTTTCTACAG CTTGCGAAGGGTGTATGTGATCAACAAGGAGGTGTGTGTCAGGACCGTGTGTGCGCATGAAGAGCTGCTAAGAG CTGACATGTGCCGTGACCAGTTCTCTCGTTGTGGTGTAGCTGCAGTGAGTGGCCAGTGTGGGTCACTTGGGAGCAGCTGTGGGAAGAGCTGTGGAGGTTGTTGA